One Leptolyngbya ohadii IS1 genomic window carries:
- a CDS encoding NADP-dependent oxidoreductase: MKAIVLDHYGTPDVLYLTEMPDPVPGTNEVLVRVYASSVNPVDIGVRQGRVLSSEPHRFPMILGWDAAGIVEDVGDGVTDFVGGDRVVLISEQPSSGRGTHAELVAVPSTQIVKLPETINFVTAAAIPLAGITALQAVKALSLLPGQLILINNPLGAVGGFASQIARQLGLKVISPISPHLAEEARTQGVEWAVPVDQSLNNAVREVVPEGVDGAIDLVGADIAHQTFSAVKNGGAYTTVLPEWWKPGGPYTEDRAIKPIVVENKPNQADLSKLVEWLDLGVLSPRIEQTFSLAQTAEAHRLHEKPGLTRKLIIENA, translated from the coding sequence ATGAAAGCTATTGTTCTTGACCATTATGGAACACCTGATGTTCTATATCTGACTGAAATGCCTGATCCAGTACCTGGTACTAACGAAGTATTGGTACGAGTCTATGCATCCAGCGTGAACCCTGTTGATATTGGCGTTCGACAAGGGCGTGTTTTATCAAGTGAACCACATCGTTTTCCCATGATTTTGGGGTGGGATGCCGCAGGAATTGTTGAAGATGTAGGAGATGGTGTGACTGATTTTGTTGGAGGCGATCGCGTCGTACTGATTTCAGAGCAGCCTTCCAGCGGCAGAGGTACTCATGCAGAACTCGTTGCGGTTCCGTCAACACAGATTGTAAAACTGCCTGAAACCATCAACTTTGTAACTGCCGCTGCCATTCCTCTAGCCGGTATTACAGCTCTTCAAGCCGTTAAAGCCCTCTCGCTATTACCTGGACAACTGATTCTGATTAATAATCCACTGGGTGCAGTGGGCGGCTTTGCTAGTCAGATAGCACGGCAGCTAGGGCTAAAAGTGATTTCCCCTATATCACCTCACTTAGCAGAAGAAGCACGTACCCAAGGGGTTGAATGGGCGGTTCCAGTTGACCAAAGCTTGAACAATGCTGTTCGTGAAGTAGTACCTGAAGGCGTTGATGGGGCGATCGATCTGGTTGGAGCAGACATTGCCCATCAGACTTTCAGTGCCGTGAAGAATGGTGGAGCTTATACAACCGTACTTCCAGAATGGTGGAAGCCAGGAGGTCCTTACACTGAAGATCGAGCCATCAAACCAATCGTGGTAGAAAATAAACCCAATCAGGCTGACTTGTCTAAGCTAGTTGAATGGTTGGATCTTGGTGTTTTATCTCCTCGAATTGAGCAGACATTCTCATTAGCTCAAACGGCAGAAGCACACAGACTGCATGAAAAGCCTGGTTTGACTCGGAAGCTAATCATAGAGAATGCGTAA
- a CDS encoding nuclear transport factor 2 family protein, whose protein sequence is MTQDHLTSDVTLATAAPAHTQEAGEGLTAAQLLKRSLDTFLAKDIKGWAELCDENVVVEFPFAPDVATRKLVGRAAIYEYLKNYPNVIDVQRTPTLKINSTDDPNMAIAEWSVSGRVISNGNPYEMSYATFVTVKNGLIVNYREYWNPMAFMAALSGAKFW, encoded by the coding sequence ATGACACAAGATCATCTCACAAGCGACGTCACGCTCGCCACTGCCGCACCCGCACACACGCAAGAGGCTGGCGAGGGTCTGACCGCAGCGCAATTGCTGAAGCGCAGTCTGGACACTTTCCTAGCCAAAGATATTAAGGGCTGGGCTGAACTCTGCGACGAAAACGTCGTCGTCGAATTCCCCTTCGCGCCCGACGTGGCGACCAGAAAGCTGGTGGGCCGAGCGGCTATCTACGAGTATTTGAAGAACTATCCCAACGTCATTGACGTGCAGCGGACTCCCACGCTGAAGATCAACTCTACCGATGACCCCAACATGGCTATTGCCGAGTGGAGCGTCTCAGGCCGGGTGATCAGCAACGGCAATCCCTATGAAATGAGTTACGCCACGTTTGTGACTGTCAAGAATGGGTTGATCGTCAATTACCGCGAGTACTGGAACCCGATGGCGTTCATGGCAGCCCTGAGCGGCGCAAAGTTCTGGTGA
- a CDS encoding GMC family oxidoreductase: MFDVIIVGGGSAGAVLANRLSADPSRRVLLIEAGKAYPPNAYPDPVRRQDLVGGNPQHDWGFYSEPGVLGRRLQLNRGKVLGGSSAINGAVAMRVPKYDHDRWVKAHDLDALNWQSSQTFYRSLERTSGTGGDGRDGCFPIHQLGDEEVSDQHRDFIASALAAGYQRTSGFTTGQPLGVGPYVMNTRMGVRLNTGMALLGDAVRARPNLTIRDETLVDAVLVEHGQAQGVRLADGAIILAGEIILSAGTYVSPAILMRSGIGPSEVLRGLDIPVVSDLPVGRRLQDHPMVPTVWSIRKEAVGLPYPPIGAMLWTASNHATNGEADLNISTATLPDGGQTSDGAMFLLFAALVRPRSVGSLTIASRDPYAAPIIDLGFLTDSGDRERLVDGVEVIRNIARQQPFADMVGAELAPGAAKSDRASINAALADSVQSYQHPTSTVPMGGPRDAGAVVDIDGHVRGVKSLRVVDASIWPDVPSVATAFPTMMLAESIAARMD, from the coding sequence ATGTTTGACGTCATCATCGTCGGTGGCGGCTCCGCCGGCGCAGTGCTGGCCAATCGCCTGAGTGCTGATCCATCTCGCCGTGTCTTGCTGATCGAAGCGGGCAAGGCCTATCCCCCAAACGCCTATCCCGACCCAGTCCGCCGCCAGGACTTAGTGGGTGGCAATCCGCAGCACGACTGGGGCTTTTACAGCGAGCCTGGCGTGCTGGGCAGAAGGCTTCAGCTTAACCGCGGCAAGGTGCTGGGTGGCTCATCTGCCATCAACGGTGCAGTGGCAATGCGGGTGCCGAAATACGACCACGATCGCTGGGTCAAGGCGCATGACCTCGATGCCTTGAACTGGCAAAGCTCGCAGACCTTCTATCGTTCGCTGGAGCGTACCTCCGGCACTGGCGGCGACGGCCGCGACGGCTGCTTCCCCATCCACCAGCTCGGCGATGAAGAAGTGTCTGACCAGCATCGCGACTTCATCGCGTCGGCACTGGCTGCGGGTTACCAGCGCACATCGGGTTTTACGACGGGGCAGCCGCTGGGCGTTGGTCCCTATGTGATGAATACCCGCATGGGTGTGAGGCTTAACACAGGAATGGCCTTGTTGGGCGATGCGGTGCGCGCTCGACCTAATCTGACCATCCGCGACGAGACGCTGGTCGATGCCGTGTTAGTGGAGCATGGACAGGCCCAAGGCGTTCGACTGGCTGATGGGGCGATCATCCTAGCCGGTGAAATCATCCTTTCAGCGGGCACCTATGTCAGCCCGGCGATCCTGATGCGTTCTGGCATTGGCCCCTCTGAGGTGCTGCGAGGCCTTGACATCCCGGTCGTGTCCGATCTGCCGGTCGGTCGCCGTCTACAGGATCACCCGATGGTTCCGACCGTCTGGTCGATTCGCAAGGAAGCAGTAGGCCTTCCGTATCCACCCATCGGCGCAATGCTGTGGACGGCATCCAACCACGCGACGAACGGCGAGGCAGATCTGAACATCAGCACCGCGACCCTGCCCGACGGTGGGCAGACTTCCGACGGCGCGATGTTCCTGCTGTTCGCTGCGCTCGTGAGACCGCGTTCCGTGGGTTCCCTCACCATCGCCAGCCGTGATCCCTATGCTGCACCCATCATCGATCTCGGCTTCCTGACGGACAGCGGTGACCGCGAGCGATTGGTCGATGGTGTTGAAGTCATCCGGAACATTGCGCGTCAGCAGCCTTTTGCCGATATGGTAGGTGCAGAACTGGCACCGGGCGCGGCAAAGAGCGATCGCGCTTCGATCAACGCTGCGCTCGCGGACTCTGTGCAGAGCTATCAGCATCCGACCTCCACTGTACCCATGGGCGGACCGCGCGATGCCGGAGCCGTAGTGGATATTGACGGGCACGTTCGTGGCGTCAAGAGCCTGCGAGTCGTCGATGCCTCGATCTGGCCTGACGTGCCCTCCGTCGCAACGGCTTTCCCGACCATGATGCTGGCCGAAAGCATCGCTGCCCGGATGGACTAA